A part of Streptomyces sp. NBC_00557 genomic DNA contains:
- a CDS encoding cation diffusion facilitator family transporter — MGAGHDHGHAHSHAPATGTAAAAYRGRLRIALGITLTVMVVELVGGVLADSLALIADAAHMATDAVGLGMALLAIHFANRPPSANRTFGYARAEILAALANCLLLLGVGGYVLYEAAQRFVTPAETRGGLMVVFGVIGLVANSVSLTLLMRGQKESLNVRGAFLEVAADALGSFAVLVSAVVILATGWQRADPVASLAIGLMIVPRTLKLLRETLDVLLEAAPKGVDMAEVRAHILALDGVEDVHDLHAWTITSGMPVVSAHVVVSSDVLSAVGHEKLLHELQGCLGGHFDVEHCTFQLEPGGHAEHEARLCH, encoded by the coding sequence ATGGGGGCAGGGCACGACCACGGGCACGCGCACAGCCATGCCCCCGCCACGGGCACGGCCGCGGCCGCGTACCGCGGCCGGCTGCGGATCGCGCTGGGCATCACGCTCACGGTCATGGTGGTGGAGCTCGTCGGCGGTGTGCTGGCCGACTCGCTCGCACTGATCGCCGACGCGGCCCACATGGCCACCGACGCCGTGGGCCTCGGCATGGCGCTGCTCGCGATCCACTTCGCCAATCGCCCGCCCAGCGCGAACCGCACCTTCGGCTACGCCCGCGCGGAGATCCTCGCCGCCCTGGCCAACTGCCTGCTGCTGCTCGGGGTCGGCGGATACGTCCTGTACGAGGCCGCCCAGCGGTTCGTGACGCCCGCGGAGACCCGGGGCGGTCTGATGGTCGTGTTCGGTGTGATCGGACTGGTCGCGAACTCGGTCTCGCTGACCCTGCTGATGCGCGGGCAGAAGGAGAGCCTGAACGTGCGCGGCGCCTTCCTGGAGGTCGCGGCGGACGCGCTCGGCTCGTTCGCGGTGCTGGTCTCCGCGGTGGTGATCCTGGCCACCGGCTGGCAGCGCGCGGACCCGGTCGCCTCGCTGGCCATCGGCCTGATGATCGTGCCGAGGACGCTGAAGCTGCTGCGCGAGACGCTGGACGTGCTGCTGGAGGCGGCCCCGAAGGGCGTCGACATGGCCGAGGTCCGGGCCCACATCCTGGCGCTGGACGGCGTGGAGGACGTCCACGACCTGCACGCCTGGACGATCACCTCCGGGATGCCGGTGGTCTCGGCCCATGTGGTGGTGAGCTCGGACGTGCTCAGCGCCGTGGGCCACGAGAAGCTGCTGCACGAGCTGCAGGGCTGCCTCGGCGGCCACTTCGACGTCGAGCACTGCACCTTCCAGCTGGAGCCGGGCGGGCACGCGGAGCACGAGGCACGGCTGTGCCACTGA
- a CDS encoding phosphocholine cytidylyltransferase family protein, producing MIGLVLAAGAGRRLRPYTDTLPKALVPVGPAGIEGEPTVLDLTLANFAEVGLTEAAIIVGYRKEAVYERRAALEQKYGLKLTLIDNDKAEEWNNAYSLWCGRDALKDGVILANGDTVHPVSVEKTLLAARGAGKRIILALDTVKSLADEEMKVVVDPEKGMTRITKLMDPAEATGEYIGVTLIEGDAAPELADALKTVWETDPQQFYEHGYQELVDRGFRIDVAPIGDVDWVEIDNHDDLARGREIACRY from the coding sequence ATGATCGGCCTCGTGCTCGCGGCCGGCGCCGGACGGCGTCTGCGCCCCTACACCGACACCCTGCCCAAGGCGCTGGTGCCGGTGGGGCCCGCGGGCATAGAGGGCGAACCGACGGTTCTGGACCTGACCCTCGCCAACTTCGCCGAGGTCGGCCTGACCGAGGCGGCGATCATCGTCGGCTACCGCAAGGAGGCCGTGTACGAGCGCAGGGCGGCCCTGGAGCAGAAGTACGGCCTCAAGCTCACCCTGATCGACAACGACAAGGCCGAGGAGTGGAACAACGCCTACTCCCTGTGGTGCGGCCGTGACGCCCTCAAGGACGGCGTGATCCTCGCCAACGGCGACACCGTCCACCCGGTCTCCGTCGAGAAGACGCTGCTCGCGGCCCGCGGTGCGGGCAAGAGGATCATCCTCGCGCTGGACACCGTGAAGTCCCTCGCGGACGAGGAGATGAAGGTCGTCGTCGACCCTGAGAAGGGCATGACGAGGATCACCAAGCTGATGGACCCCGCCGAGGCGACGGGCGAGTACATCGGCGTCACCCTGATCGAGGGCGACGCCGCCCCCGAACTGGCCGACGCGCTGAAGACGGTCTGGGAGACCGACCCCCAGCAGTTCTACGAGCACGGCTACCAGGAGCTGGTCGACCGCGGCTTCCGCATCGACGTGGCGCCGATCGGCGACGTGGACTGGGTCGAGATCGACAACCACGACGACCTGGCCAGGGGACGGGAGATCGCGTGCCGCTACTGA
- a CDS encoding Tex family protein: MTTPGSIEAGSIEGRIAEELGVRERQVRAAVELLDGGSTVPFIARYRKEATEMLDDAQLRTIEERLRYLRELEERRTAILESVREQGKLTDELEARIRGAETKARLEDIYLPYKPKRRTKAQIAREAGLEPLADGLLGDPGVEPLAAAAAFVDAGKGVADPQAALEGARAILTERFSEDADLIGELRERMWVRGRLAAKVREGKEEAGAKFADYFDFAEPFTELPSHRVLAMFRGEKEEVLDLVLEPEEPTEGPSSYEGIIAHRFGIADRGRPADKWLTDTVRWAWRTRILVHLGIDLRLRLRTAAEDEAVNVFAANLRDLLLAAPAGTRATLGLDPGFRTGVKVAVVDATGKVVATDVIYPHVPANKWDEALAKLARLAKEHAVELIAIGNGTASRETDKLAGELIARHPELKLTKVMVSEAGASVYSASQYASQELPDMDVSLRGAVSIARRLQDPLAELVKIDPKSIGVGQYQHDLSEVKLSRSLDAVVEDCVNGVGVDVNTASVPLLARVSGISSGLAENIVAHRDAHGPFRSRSELKKVARLGPKAYEQCAGFLRIRGGDDPLDASSVHPEAYPVVRRMVKTTGQEVASLIGNTSVLRSLRPADFVDDTFGLPTVTDILKELEKPGRDPRPAFKTATFKEGVEKISDLSAGMILEGVVTNVAAFGAFVDIGVHQDGLVHVSAMSKTFVKDPRDVVKPGDIVKVKVLDVDIPRKRIALTLRLDDEAAAQPGQGGGRQQRGARPPQQRQGGGQGRREGRGGGRQAPAPANSAMADALRRAGLLDPKKR, from the coding sequence GTGACGACACCCGGATCCATCGAAGCAGGATCCATCGAAGGCAGGATCGCCGAGGAACTCGGCGTACGGGAGCGGCAGGTGAGGGCCGCGGTGGAACTGCTCGACGGCGGTTCGACCGTGCCCTTCATCGCCCGCTACCGCAAGGAAGCGACCGAGATGCTCGACGACGCGCAGCTGCGCACGATCGAGGAGCGGCTGCGCTATCTGCGGGAGCTGGAGGAGCGGCGCACCGCGATCCTGGAGTCGGTGCGCGAGCAGGGCAAGCTGACGGACGAGCTGGAGGCGAGGATCCGGGGCGCCGAGACCAAGGCGCGCCTGGAGGACATCTACCTCCCGTACAAGCCCAAGCGGCGCACCAAGGCCCAGATCGCGCGCGAGGCCGGCCTGGAGCCGCTGGCGGACGGCCTGCTGGGCGATCCGGGCGTGGAGCCGCTGGCGGCCGCCGCCGCGTTCGTGGACGCCGGCAAGGGCGTCGCCGACCCGCAGGCCGCGCTGGAGGGCGCGCGGGCGATCCTCACCGAGCGGTTCTCGGAGGACGCCGACCTGATCGGCGAGCTGCGCGAGCGCATGTGGGTGCGCGGACGGCTGGCCGCCAAGGTCCGGGAGGGCAAGGAGGAGGCGGGCGCGAAGTTCGCCGACTACTTCGACTTCGCCGAGCCGTTCACCGAGCTGCCGTCGCACCGCGTCCTGGCGATGTTCCGCGGCGAGAAGGAGGAGGTCCTGGACCTCGTCCTGGAGCCCGAGGAGCCCACGGAGGGCCCGTCGTCGTACGAGGGGATCATCGCGCACCGGTTCGGGATCGCCGACCGGGGCCGTCCCGCCGACAAGTGGCTGACGGACACGGTCCGCTGGGCCTGGCGCACCCGGATCCTCGTCCACCTCGGCATCGACCTGCGGCTGAGGCTGCGCACGGCCGCCGAGGACGAGGCGGTGAACGTGTTCGCGGCGAACCTGCGCGACCTGCTGCTGGCCGCCCCGGCCGGCACGCGCGCGACGCTGGGCCTGGACCCCGGTTTCCGTACGGGCGTGAAGGTCGCCGTCGTCGACGCGACCGGCAAGGTCGTCGCCACGGACGTGATCTACCCGCACGTCCCGGCGAACAAGTGGGACGAGGCCCTCGCCAAGCTGGCCCGGCTCGCCAAGGAGCACGCGGTCGAGCTGATCGCGATCGGCAACGGCACGGCCTCCCGCGAGACCGACAAGCTCGCCGGTGAACTCATCGCCAGGCACCCGGAGCTGAAGCTCACCAAGGTGATGGTGTCCGAGGCGGGCGCGTCGGTGTACTCGGCCTCGCAGTACGCCTCGCAGGAGCTGCCCGACATGGACGTGTCGCTGCGCGGCGCGGTCTCCATCGCCCGGCGCCTGCAGGACCCGCTGGCCGAGCTGGTGAAGATCGACCCCAAGTCGATCGGCGTCGGCCAGTACCAGCACGACCTGTCCGAGGTGAAGCTGTCCCGCTCGCTGGACGCGGTGGTCGAGGACTGTGTGAACGGCGTGGGCGTGGACGTCAACACCGCGTCCGTGCCGCTGCTCGCCCGGGTGTCGGGCATCTCCTCCGGCCTCGCCGAGAACATCGTGGCGCACCGGGACGCCCACGGCCCGTTCAGGTCCCGCTCCGAGCTGAAGAAGGTGGCGCGGCTCGGCCCGAAGGCGTACGAGCAGTGCGCGGGCTTCCTGCGCATCCGCGGCGGCGACGACCCGCTGGACGCCTCCAGCGTGCACCCCGAGGCCTACCCGGTGGTCCGCCGCATGGTGAAGACGACCGGCCAGGAGGTGGCCTCCCTCATCGGCAACACGAGCGTGCTCCGCTCGCTGCGGCCCGCCGACTTCGTGGACGACACGTTCGGTCTGCCGACCGTGACGGACATCCTGAAGGAGCTGGAGAAGCCGGGCCGCGACCCGCGTCCCGCCTTCAAAACGGCCACCTTCAAGGAGGGCGTGGAGAAGATCTCCGACCTGTCCGCCGGGATGATCCTGGAGGGCGTGGTGACGAACGTGGCCGCGTTCGGCGCGTTCGTCGACATCGGCGTCCACCAGGACGGCCTGGTGCACGTGTCGGCGATGTCGAAGACGTTCGTCAAGGACCCGCGCGACGTCGTCAAGCCCGGTGACATCGTCAAGGTGAAGGTCCTCGACGTGGACATCCCGCGCAAGCGGATCGCGCTGACCCTGCGCCTGGACGACGAGGCCGCCGCGCAGCCGGGGCAGGGCGGTGGCCGGCAGCAGCGCGGCGCCCGGCCGCCCCAGCAGCGGCAGGGCGGCGGCCAGGGCCGCCGGGAGGGCCGCGGCGGCGGCCGCCAGGCGCCGGCGCCGGCCAACAGCGCGATGGCGGACGCACTGCGCCGGGCGGGCCTGCTGGATCCGAAGAAGCGGTGA
- a CDS encoding iron-containing alcohol dehydrogenase family protein, translating into MPLLTRLIPSPVVVDIRPGALDDLADVLADERIAQSGRLAVAVSGGSGARLRERIAPSLPGATWYEVGGGTLDDAIRLAGEMKSGHYDAVVGLGGGKIIDCAKFAAARVGLPLVAVPTNLAHDGLCSPVATLDNDAGRGSYGVPNPIAVVIDLDVIREAPARFVRAGIGDAVSNINAVKDWELSNRVNGEKIDGLAAAMARQAGEAVLRHPGGIGDNDFLQVLAEALVLSGISMSISGDSRPSSGSCHEINHAFDLLFPKRAAAHGEQCGLGAAFAMYLRGAHEEAVHTARVLHRHGLPVLPEEIGFTVDEFVRVVEFAPETRPGRYTILEHLDLKTNQIKDIYADYVKAIGS; encoded by the coding sequence GTGCCGCTACTGACCCGGCTGATTCCCTCGCCGGTCGTCGTGGACATCCGCCCGGGTGCCCTGGACGACCTGGCCGACGTCCTCGCCGACGAGCGCATCGCGCAGTCCGGCCGGCTCGCCGTCGCCGTCAGCGGCGGCTCCGGCGCCAGGCTGCGCGAGCGGATCGCCCCCTCGCTGCCGGGCGCCACCTGGTACGAGGTCGGCGGCGGCACCCTCGACGACGCGATCCGGCTGGCCGGCGAGATGAAGTCCGGCCACTACGACGCGGTCGTCGGCCTCGGCGGCGGCAAGATCATCGACTGCGCCAAGTTCGCCGCGGCCCGCGTCGGCCTGCCCCTGGTCGCCGTGCCGACGAACCTCGCGCACGACGGCCTGTGCTCGCCGGTCGCCACGCTCGACAACGACGCCGGACGCGGCTCCTACGGCGTGCCGAACCCCATCGCGGTCGTGATCGACCTGGACGTGATCCGCGAGGCCCCGGCCCGCTTCGTCCGCGCCGGCATCGGCGACGCGGTGTCCAACATCAACGCGGTCAAGGACTGGGAGCTGTCCAACCGGGTCAACGGCGAGAAGATCGACGGTCTCGCTGCGGCCATGGCCCGCCAGGCCGGCGAGGCGGTGCTGCGCCATCCCGGCGGCATCGGCGACAACGACTTCCTCCAGGTGCTCGCCGAGGCGCTGGTGCTCAGCGGCATCTCGATGTCGATCTCCGGCGACTCCCGCCCGTCCTCCGGCTCCTGCCACGAGATCAACCACGCCTTCGACCTGCTCTTCCCCAAGCGGGCGGCCGCCCACGGCGAGCAGTGCGGACTCGGCGCGGCCTTCGCGATGTACCTGCGCGGGGCGCACGAGGAGGCGGTGCACACGGCCCGGGTGCTGCACCGGCACGGGCTTCCGGTGCTGCCGGAGGAGATCGGCTTCACCGTGGACGAGTTCGTCCGCGTCGTGGAGTTCGCCCCGGAGACCCGCCCCGGCCGCTACACGATCCTCGAACACCTCGACCTCAAGACGAACCAGATCAAGGACATCTACGCCGACTATGTCAAGGCCATCGGTAGCTGA
- a CDS encoding LPFR motif small protein, whose amino-acid sequence MFAAIADVLRQVGGAIATVVTLPFRAVARLFGGASSSAHGGRA is encoded by the coding sequence GTGTTCGCTGCCATCGCAGACGTCCTGCGCCAGGTGGGCGGCGCCATCGCCACGGTGGTCACGCTGCCCTTCCGCGCCGTGGCCCGGTTGTTCGGCGGGGCCTCGTCGTCCGCGCACGGGGGCCGGGCCTGA
- a CDS encoding enoyl-CoA hydratase/isomerase family protein, whose product MEPQLSHHVTGAVATVVIDHPAKRNAMTAAMWRRLPELLDALAQDPGVRALVLTGAGGTFCAGADIGTLRGSPEEAQKLAVAAEEALAAFPKPTVAAVRGHCVGGGAQLAAACDLRLAEEGALFGVTPARLGIVYPASSTRRLVSLVGPATAKYLLFSAELIDAGRALRSGLVDEVLPEGELDKRVAELTRVLVLRSQLTQAAAKEFAAGRTDRDAHWAERARGNPDTAEGVAAFLERRQPRFTWNVSASG is encoded by the coding sequence ATGGAGCCCCAGCTGTCCCACCATGTCACCGGCGCCGTCGCCACCGTCGTCATCGACCACCCGGCCAAGCGCAACGCCATGACCGCCGCGATGTGGCGGCGGCTGCCGGAGCTGCTGGACGCGCTCGCGCAGGACCCCGGGGTGCGGGCGCTGGTGCTCACCGGCGCGGGCGGGACCTTCTGCGCGGGGGCCGACATCGGCACGCTCCGGGGTTCGCCGGAGGAGGCGCAGAAACTCGCCGTGGCGGCCGAGGAGGCGCTCGCCGCGTTCCCCAAGCCGACCGTGGCCGCGGTGCGCGGGCACTGCGTCGGCGGCGGGGCGCAGCTCGCCGCCGCCTGCGATCTGCGGCTGGCGGAGGAGGGCGCGCTGTTCGGGGTGACCCCGGCGAGGCTCGGCATCGTCTACCCGGCCTCCTCCACCCGCCGCCTGGTGTCGCTGGTGGGACCGGCCACGGCCAAGTACCTGCTGTTCTCGGCCGAGTTGATCGACGCGGGGCGGGCGCTGCGCAGCGGACTGGTCGACGAGGTGCTGCCGGAGGGCGAACTGGACAAGCGGGTCGCGGAGTTGACCCGGGTGCTGGTCTTGCGCTCGCAGCTCACCCAGGCCGCGGCGAAGGAGTTCGCGGCCGGCCGTACCGACCGGGACGCCCACTGGGCCGAACGGGCCCGTGGCAACCCCGACACCGCCGAAGGGGTCGCCGCGTTCCTGGAGCGGCGGCAGCCGCGGTTCACGTGGAACGTGTCTGCGTCAGGATGA
- a CDS encoding DUF5941 domain-containing protein, with amino-acid sequence MSTAIVTGQPVPGSTLENDLRSLGFDVRVAADAAEAGTLLAAAPAGDRVALVDARFVGHRHALRLGLTDPRFPLAAVPGAVTAQPDARQSLTRAVARETTAGGGTALAVDSLADRVVTALDADGCEVHRPELGSLVAAVPDDPQARNEARQAVAAVDDEAVRLKSAVKSRDGFFTTFFISPYSRYIARWCARRGLTPNQVTTASLLTALIAAGCAATGTRAGFVAAGVLLIASFVLDCTDGQLARYALKYSTLGAWLDATFDRAKEYAYYAGLALGAARGGDDVWALALGAMVLQTCRHVVDFSFNEANHDATANTSPTAALSDKLDSVGWTVWVRRMIVLPIGERWALIAVLTAATTPRITFCVLLAGCAFAAAYTTAGRVLRSLTRTAHRTDRAARALADLADSGPLAGLLVRAGRGAYPRAASYAALAGGALVTAGALLWGAGWPTVLCAAGYAVLSAVAVSRPLKGALDWLVPPFFRAAEYGTVLILASKAGVNGALPAAFGLVAAVAYHHYDTVYRIRGNAGAPPAWLVRCIGGHEGRTLLVTVLAAVLTAAQFTVALTVLAVAVALVVLAESIRFWVSAGAPAVHDEGEPA; translated from the coding sequence TTGTCGACCGCCATCGTCACCGGTCAGCCGGTCCCCGGATCGACCCTCGAGAACGATCTGCGGTCCCTCGGCTTCGACGTCCGGGTGGCAGCGGACGCCGCCGAGGCCGGGACCCTGCTCGCCGCCGCTCCGGCCGGCGACCGCGTGGCCCTGGTCGACGCCCGTTTCGTCGGCCACCGGCACGCCCTGCGCCTCGGCCTGACCGACCCGCGCTTCCCGCTCGCCGCGGTCCCCGGCGCCGTCACCGCCCAGCCGGACGCCCGGCAGTCGCTGACCCGGGCCGTGGCCCGCGAGACCACCGCCGGCGGCGGCACGGCACTCGCAGTGGACAGCCTCGCCGACCGGGTCGTCACCGCCCTCGACGCCGACGGCTGCGAGGTGCACCGGCCGGAGCTGGGCAGCCTGGTCGCCGCCGTCCCCGACGACCCCCAGGCCCGCAACGAGGCACGGCAGGCCGTCGCCGCCGTCGACGACGAGGCCGTACGCCTGAAGTCCGCCGTGAAGTCCCGCGACGGCTTCTTCACCACCTTCTTCATCAGCCCCTACTCCCGCTACATCGCCCGCTGGTGCGCCCGCCGGGGCCTGACCCCCAACCAGGTGACCACGGCCTCGCTGCTCACCGCCCTGATCGCGGCCGGCTGCGCGGCGACGGGCACGCGCGCGGGGTTCGTCGCGGCCGGCGTGCTGCTGATCGCGTCCTTCGTGCTGGACTGCACCGACGGCCAGCTCGCCCGCTACGCCCTGAAGTACTCCACGCTCGGCGCCTGGCTGGACGCCACCTTCGACCGGGCCAAGGAGTACGCCTACTACGCCGGCCTCGCCCTCGGCGCGGCCCGCGGCGGCGACGACGTGTGGGCCCTCGCCCTCGGCGCGATGGTCCTGCAGACCTGCCGGCACGTGGTCGACTTCTCCTTCAACGAGGCCAACCACGACGCCACCGCCAACACCAGCCCCACCGCCGCCCTCTCCGACAAGCTGGACAGCGTCGGCTGGACGGTCTGGGTGCGCCGGATGATCGTCCTGCCCATCGGCGAGCGGTGGGCGCTGATAGCGGTCCTGACGGCGGCGACGACCCCGCGGATCACCTTCTGCGTGCTGCTCGCCGGCTGCGCCTTCGCCGCCGCCTACACCACGGCGGGCCGCGTCCTGCGCTCCCTGACCCGCACGGCGCACCGCACCGACCGCGCCGCGCGGGCGCTGGCGGACCTCGCCGACAGCGGGCCGCTCGCCGGCCTGCTGGTCCGCGCGGGCCGGGGCGCCTACCCGCGCGCCGCGTCGTACGCCGCTTTGGCCGGCGGCGCCCTCGTCACCGCCGGGGCCCTGCTGTGGGGCGCCGGCTGGCCCACCGTGCTGTGCGCCGCCGGGTACGCCGTCCTGTCGGCGGTGGCCGTCTCCCGCCCGCTCAAGGGCGCCCTCGACTGGCTGGTGCCGCCCTTCTTCCGCGCCGCCGAGTACGGCACCGTCCTGATCCTCGCGAGCAAAGCAGGGGTGAACGGCGCCCTGCCGGCGGCTTTCGGCCTGGTGGCGGCCGTCGCCTACCATCACTACGACACGGTGTACCGCATCCGCGGCAACGCCGGAGCGCCCCCGGCCTGGCTGGTGCGCTGCATCGGGGGGCACGAGGGGCGCACGCTCCTCGTCACCGTCCTGGCCGCGGTGCTCACCGCCGCGCAGTTCACGGTCGCGCTCACGGTCCTCGCCGTGGCCGTCGCCCTCGTGGTGCTCGCCGAGAGCATCCGCTTCTGGGTCTCCGCCGGGGCCCCAGCCGTACACGACGAAGGAGAACCCGCATGA
- the idi gene encoding isopentenyl-diphosphate Delta-isomerase, giving the protein MPITPATATHSSSNGTAQAILLELVDEKGVTIGTAEKLAAHQPPGQLHRAFSVFLFDDHGRLLLQQRALGKYHSPGVWSNTCCGHPYPGEAPFAAAARRTFEELGVSPSLLAEAGTVRYNHPDPASGLVEQEYNHLFVGLVQAPLAPDADEVAQTAFVTAAELAERHARDPFSAWFMTVLDAARPAIRELTGPSAGW; this is encoded by the coding sequence ATGCCGATCACACCTGCCACCGCGACGCACAGCTCGTCCAATGGCACCGCACAGGCGATTCTGCTGGAACTGGTCGACGAGAAGGGTGTGACGATCGGTACGGCGGAGAAGCTCGCCGCCCATCAGCCGCCGGGGCAGTTGCACCGCGCCTTCTCGGTGTTCCTCTTCGACGACCACGGCCGGCTGCTGCTCCAGCAGCGGGCGCTCGGCAAGTACCACTCCCCCGGTGTGTGGTCCAACACCTGCTGCGGCCACCCGTACCCGGGCGAGGCGCCCTTCGCCGCCGCGGCCCGGCGCACCTTCGAGGAGCTCGGCGTGTCGCCCTCGCTGCTCGCGGAGGCGGGCACGGTCCGCTACAACCACCCGGACCCGGCCTCAGGGCTGGTCGAGCAGGAGTACAACCACCTGTTCGTCGGCCTGGTACAGGCGCCGCTCGCTCCGGACGCCGACGAGGTGGCCCAGACCGCGTTCGTGACGGCGGCCGAGCTGGCGGAGCGGCACGCCCGGGATCCGTTCTCGGCCTGGTTCATGACGGTGCTGGACGCGGCCCGTCCGGCGATCAGGGAGCTGACGGGCCCGTCCGCGGGCTGGTGA
- a CDS encoding ATP-binding protein — MDNHGRGDGPRPAGGAERLPDPLPYEGVWRFTAPAVDSSVPQARHAVRDLLLRQGVPVSDDLVHGLLLIVSELVTNAVRHAALLSPMLAVEVAVGAEWVRVSVEDNHPYRPTALEADHGQTGGRGLLLVREVAREAGGTVDVEHTASGGKVIWAALPLKPATVL, encoded by the coding sequence ATGGACAACCACGGGCGCGGGGACGGCCCACGCCCAGCGGGGGGCGCCGAGCGGCTGCCCGATCCACTGCCGTACGAGGGCGTCTGGCGGTTCACCGCGCCCGCGGTGGACTCCTCGGTCCCGCAGGCCCGGCACGCCGTACGGGACCTGCTGCTGCGCCAGGGCGTGCCGGTCTCCGACGACCTGGTGCACGGTCTGCTGCTGATCGTCTCCGAGCTGGTCACCAACGCGGTCCGGCACGCGGCGCTGCTGTCGCCGATGCTGGCCGTGGAGGTCGCCGTCGGAGCCGAGTGGGTGCGGGTGTCCGTGGAGGACAACCACCCCTACCGCCCGACCGCGCTGGAGGCCGATCACGGCCAGACCGGCGGCCGGGGCCTGCTGCTGGTGCGCGAGGTGGCGCGGGAGGCGGGCGGGACGGTGGACGTGGAGCACACCGCGAGCGGCGGCAAGGTCATCTGGGCCGCCCTGCCGCTCAAGCCCGCGACGGTGCTGTAG
- a CDS encoding glycosyltransferase family 2 protein, translating into MSAAMRVGAVVITMGNRPEELRALLDSVAKQDGDPVEVVVVGNGSPVPDVPEGVRTIELPENLGIPGGRNVGIEAFGPGGRDVDILLFLDDDGLLARHDTAQLCREAFEADPRLGIISFRIADPETGETQRRHVPRLRASDPMRSSRVTTFLGGANAVRTRVFAEVGGLPDAFFYAHEETDLAWRALDAGWMIDYRSDMVLYHPTTAPSRHAVYHRMVARNRVWLARRNLPAPLVPVYLGVWLMLTLVRRPSRPALRAWFGGFREGWTTPCGPRRPMKWRTVWRLTRLGRPPVI; encoded by the coding sequence GTGAGCGCGGCCATGCGGGTCGGCGCCGTCGTCATCACCATGGGCAACCGGCCGGAGGAGCTGCGGGCCCTGCTCGACTCGGTCGCCAAGCAGGACGGCGACCCGGTCGAGGTGGTCGTCGTCGGCAACGGCTCGCCGGTCCCGGACGTCCCCGAGGGCGTGCGGACGATCGAGCTGCCCGAGAACCTGGGCATCCCCGGCGGCCGCAACGTCGGCATCGAGGCCTTCGGGCCCGGCGGCCGCGATGTCGACATATTGCTCTTCCTCGACGACGACGGCCTGCTCGCCCGGCACGACACCGCCCAGCTGTGCCGTGAGGCGTTCGAGGCCGACCCGAGGCTCGGCATCATCAGCTTCCGCATCGCCGACCCGGAGACCGGCGAGACCCAGCGCCGCCATGTGCCCCGGCTGCGGGCCTCCGATCCGATGCGCTCCTCGCGGGTCACCACCTTCCTCGGCGGCGCCAACGCGGTGCGCACCCGCGTCTTCGCCGAGGTCGGCGGGCTGCCCGACGCGTTCTTCTACGCCCACGAGGAGACCGACCTGGCCTGGCGGGCCCTCGACGCCGGCTGGATGATCGACTACCGCTCCGACATGGTGCTGTACCACCCGACGACCGCGCCCTCGCGGCACGCGGTCTACCACCGCATGGTCGCCCGCAACCGCGTGTGGCTGGCCCGCCGCAACCTCCCCGCGCCTCTGGTACCCGTCTACCTCGGCGTGTGGCTGATGCTCACCCTGGTCCGCCGCCCCTCCCGCCCGGCGCTGCGGGCCTGGTTCGGCGGCTTCCGGGAGGGCTGGACCACGCCGTGCGGCCCGCGCCGCCCGATGAAGTGGCGCACGGTGTGGCGGCTGACCCGGCTGGGCCGGCCCCCGGTGATCTGA
- a CDS encoding CDP-alcohol phosphatidyltransferase family protein, with protein sequence MSRPSVAELRPVVHPAGVKDRRSGEHWMGRLYMREVSLRVDRYLVNTRVTPNQLTYLMTVFGVLAAPALLVPGIWGAVLGVVCVQMYLLLDCVDGEIARWKKQYSLNGVYLDRVGAYLTDAAVLTGFGLRAADLWGGGRIDWLWAFLGTLAALGAILIKAETDLVGVARHQAGKPPVQESASEMRSSGMALARKAAAMLKFHRLILGIEASLLILVLAIVDQARGDLFFSRLGVAVLAGIALLQTLLHLVSILASSRLK encoded by the coding sequence ATGTCAAGGCCATCGGTAGCTGAACTCCGTCCGGTCGTCCACCCCGCGGGGGTGAAGGACCGGCGCAGCGGTGAGCACTGGATGGGACGCCTCTACATGCGCGAGGTGTCCCTGCGGGTCGACCGCTACCTGGTGAACACCAGGGTCACGCCCAACCAGCTCACGTACCTGATGACCGTCTTCGGCGTGCTCGCGGCACCGGCGCTGCTGGTGCCGGGGATCTGGGGCGCCGTCCTCGGCGTGGTCTGCGTGCAGATGTACCTGCTGCTGGACTGCGTCGACGGCGAGATAGCGCGCTGGAAGAAGCAGTACTCGCTGAACGGTGTCTACCTGGACCGGGTCGGCGCCTATCTCACGGACGCCGCGGTGCTCACGGGCTTCGGCCTGCGCGCCGCCGACCTGTGGGGCGGCGGCCGTATCGACTGGCTGTGGGCCTTCCTCGGCACGCTGGCCGCGCTGGGCGCCATCCTCATCAAGGCCGAGACCGACCTGGTCGGCGTCGCCCGCCACCAGGCCGGCAAGCCGCCGGTGCAGGAGTCGGCGTCCGAGATGCGCTCCTCCGGCATGGCGCTGGCCCGCAAGGCCGCCGCCATGCTGAAGTTCCACCGGCTGATCCTCGGCATCGAGGCGTCCCTGCTGATCCTGGTCCTCGCGATCGTCGACCAGGCGCGCGGCGACCTGTTCTTCTCCCGGCTGGGGGTGGCGGTGCTGGCCGGCATCGCCCTGCTGCAGACCCTGCTGCACCTGGTGTCCATCCTCGCCTCCAGCAGGCTGAAGTGA